From Megalobrama amblycephala isolate DHTTF-2021 linkage group LG8, ASM1881202v1, whole genome shotgun sequence, the proteins below share one genomic window:
- the ctsa gene encoding lysosomal protective protein isoform X1 gives MMHLVLVCLLLGLLEVSGAPDADEIKYLPGLPKQPSFKHYSGYFSVADNKHLHYWFVESQKDPANSPVVLWLNGGPGCSSLDGLLTEHGPFLIQDDGATLEYNPYSWNKIANVLYLESPAGVGFSYSDDKKYTTNDTEVAMNNYLALKTFFKLFPEFSKNEFFLTGESYGGIYIPTLAEIVMEDSSINLKGIAVGNGLSSYELNDNSLVYFAYYHGLLGTSLWNDLQTFCCKDGVCDFYNNQDVNCSVSLYAVQNIVYSSGLNIYNLYAPCAGGVSDSENGQFVIQNMGHHFINHQWSKAQNEKFRSVASLYKSTRLDPPCTNSTPSTLYLNNPLVKSALHISPNALDWVICSAEVNLNYKRLFMDVKKQYLKLLGALKYRVLVYNGDVDMACNFLGDEWFVESLQQEVQVQRRSWIYFNGETQQVGGFVKEFANIAFLTVKGSGHMVPTDKPIAAFTMFTRFITNKPF, from the exons ATG ATGCATCTTGTTTTGGTGTGTTTGCTGCTGGGGCTGCTGGAGGTTTCTGGGGCTCCAGATGCAGATGAAATCAAATATCTGCCTGGACTTCCAAAACAGCCCAGCTTCAAGCATTATTCTGGATACTTCAGTGTGGCTGACAACAAGCACCTTCACTACTG GTTTGTTGAGTCTCAGAAAGATCCAGCCAATAGTCCGGTTGTTCTGTGGCTTAACGGAGGACCAGGATGCAGCTCCCTGGATGGTTTGCTCACAGAGCACGGACCTTTTCTG ATCCAAGATGATGGTGCAACTCTAGAATATAATCCTTATTCTTGGAACAAG ATTGCAAATGTCTTATACCTGGAGTCACCAGCAGGTGTCGGCTTCTCCTACTCTGATGACAAGAAGTACACAACCAATGACACAGAG GTGGCCATGAACAACTACTTGGCCCTGAAAACGTTTTTCAAGTTGTTTCCTGAGTTCAGCAAGAATGAGTTTTTCCTGACTGGAGAGAGTTATGGGGGCATTTACATTCCCACACTGGCTGAGATAGTCATGGAGGACAGCAGCATCAATTTAAAG GGTATTGCTGTTGGAAATGGCTTGTCCAGCTATGAGCTAAATGATAATTCATTGGTGTATTTTGCATACTATCATGGGCTTCTTGGTACCAG CTTGTGGAATGACCTGCAGACATTTTGCTGCAAAGATGGAGTGTGTGACTTCTACAATAACCAGGATGTGAACTGCTCCGTTTCT CTCTATGCAGTTCAAAACATTGTCTACTCGTCAGGGCTCAACATCTATAACCTGTATGCTCCCTGTGCAGGAGGTGTCTCTGA CTCTGAAAATGGCCAATTTGTGATCCAAAACATGGGTCACCACTTCATCAACCATCAGTGGTCCAAAGCACAGAACGAG AAATTTCGAAGTGTGGCCTCCCTGTATAAATCTACACGGCTCGATCCTCCGTGCACCAACTCCACCCCATCAACCCTGTACCTGAACAACCCTCTGGTGAAGTCTGCTCTCCACATCTCGCCCAATGCTTTGGACTGGGTCATCTGCAG tgCTGAAGTCAATCTGAACTACAAGCGTCTGTTCATGGACGTGAAGAAACAGTACTTGAAGCTTCTTGGAGCACTA AAATACCGTGTGCTGGTTTATAATGGAGACGTGGACATGGCCTGCAACTTCCTAGGAGACGAGTGGTTTGTGGAGTCTCTCCAGCAAGAG GTCCAGGTGCAGCGCAGATCTTGGATTTATTTCAATGGTGAAACTCAGCAGGTGGGCGGCTTTGTCAAGGAATTCGCCAACATTGCTTTCCTCACAGTCAAG GGTTCGGGTCACATGGTTCCCACTGATAAACCTATAGCGGCCTTCACAATGTTCACTCGCTTCATCACCAATAAACCTTTCTAG
- the ctsa gene encoding lysosomal protective protein isoform X2: MHLVLVCLLLGLLEVSGAPDADEIKYLPGLPKQPSFKHYSGYFSVADNKHLHYWFVESQKDPANSPVVLWLNGGPGCSSLDGLLTEHGPFLIQDDGATLEYNPYSWNKIANVLYLESPAGVGFSYSDDKKYTTNDTEVAMNNYLALKTFFKLFPEFSKNEFFLTGESYGGIYIPTLAEIVMEDSSINLKGIAVGNGLSSYELNDNSLVYFAYYHGLLGTSLWNDLQTFCCKDGVCDFYNNQDVNCSVSLYAVQNIVYSSGLNIYNLYAPCAGGVSDSENGQFVIQNMGHHFINHQWSKAQNEKFRSVASLYKSTRLDPPCTNSTPSTLYLNNPLVKSALHISPNALDWVICSAEVNLNYKRLFMDVKKQYLKLLGALKYRVLVYNGDVDMACNFLGDEWFVESLQQEVQVQRRSWIYFNGETQQVGGFVKEFANIAFLTVKGSGHMVPTDKPIAAFTMFTRFITNKPF; the protein is encoded by the exons ATGCATCTTGTTTTGGTGTGTTTGCTGCTGGGGCTGCTGGAGGTTTCTGGGGCTCCAGATGCAGATGAAATCAAATATCTGCCTGGACTTCCAAAACAGCCCAGCTTCAAGCATTATTCTGGATACTTCAGTGTGGCTGACAACAAGCACCTTCACTACTG GTTTGTTGAGTCTCAGAAAGATCCAGCCAATAGTCCGGTTGTTCTGTGGCTTAACGGAGGACCAGGATGCAGCTCCCTGGATGGTTTGCTCACAGAGCACGGACCTTTTCTG ATCCAAGATGATGGTGCAACTCTAGAATATAATCCTTATTCTTGGAACAAG ATTGCAAATGTCTTATACCTGGAGTCACCAGCAGGTGTCGGCTTCTCCTACTCTGATGACAAGAAGTACACAACCAATGACACAGAG GTGGCCATGAACAACTACTTGGCCCTGAAAACGTTTTTCAAGTTGTTTCCTGAGTTCAGCAAGAATGAGTTTTTCCTGACTGGAGAGAGTTATGGGGGCATTTACATTCCCACACTGGCTGAGATAGTCATGGAGGACAGCAGCATCAATTTAAAG GGTATTGCTGTTGGAAATGGCTTGTCCAGCTATGAGCTAAATGATAATTCATTGGTGTATTTTGCATACTATCATGGGCTTCTTGGTACCAG CTTGTGGAATGACCTGCAGACATTTTGCTGCAAAGATGGAGTGTGTGACTTCTACAATAACCAGGATGTGAACTGCTCCGTTTCT CTCTATGCAGTTCAAAACATTGTCTACTCGTCAGGGCTCAACATCTATAACCTGTATGCTCCCTGTGCAGGAGGTGTCTCTGA CTCTGAAAATGGCCAATTTGTGATCCAAAACATGGGTCACCACTTCATCAACCATCAGTGGTCCAAAGCACAGAACGAG AAATTTCGAAGTGTGGCCTCCCTGTATAAATCTACACGGCTCGATCCTCCGTGCACCAACTCCACCCCATCAACCCTGTACCTGAACAACCCTCTGGTGAAGTCTGCTCTCCACATCTCGCCCAATGCTTTGGACTGGGTCATCTGCAG tgCTGAAGTCAATCTGAACTACAAGCGTCTGTTCATGGACGTGAAGAAACAGTACTTGAAGCTTCTTGGAGCACTA AAATACCGTGTGCTGGTTTATAATGGAGACGTGGACATGGCCTGCAACTTCCTAGGAGACGAGTGGTTTGTGGAGTCTCTCCAGCAAGAG GTCCAGGTGCAGCGCAGATCTTGGATTTATTTCAATGGTGAAACTCAGCAGGTGGGCGGCTTTGTCAAGGAATTCGCCAACATTGCTTTCCTCACAGTCAAG GGTTCGGGTCACATGGTTCCCACTGATAAACCTATAGCGGCCTTCACAATGTTCACTCGCTTCATCACCAATAAACCTTTCTAG